TTTCCACCCAATAAGCTTTAAGCTAATTTCCTACAACTTCAAACTAGCCTCGTACAAAACCTCATTCTCAAAACTATCCAAGTAAACTTGTGTGATGGCCTCTGTCTTGTGGCCCATCATATTTGAAATAACGGAAGTTGATTGTCCTAATCGCTTCAAAGTTGTAGCGAAACTATGGCGTGCTACGTAGGTAGAAAGAGGAGTCTTTATATTTGCTTTAACTGCTAATACTTTAAGATTGTCATTGACAACCTTACTCATTTTGGCTATTTTGTTTGCTATTGTTTTAGGTTGGATATGAACTTCGGTATCTAATATAGGGAAGAGGTAATCTTCATTTTCTTTGTCTTTGACATATCTTTCAAAAATCTTCACGGCTTGAGGTACCAATTGAATATTCATTAGTTTTTTGGACTTACTCCTGAAATAGGAGAGGAACAACTTTTCTTCTTGAATATGAATCTGTGATACTTTAATCTTTGCAAAATCCATGAAGTTTATCCCAGAGCAATAGTAGCTAAACATGAAATAGTCTTGGGCTAGCTTTTCATTATCATTTTCTGTTTTTACGGCCTCTAGGTTTTTAACGTCTCGTTGGCTAATAGCTCTTTTAACAGTTTCGTTCTTTAAGTGAGAAATAGAGTAACTATTGAATGGGTTTTTGTCTTTTATTAAGAATCCATCAACGATTGCTTTGTTTATGGTAGATCGTAGCGTACGAAAGTATACACTCATTGTATTGGGTTTCCATCCAAGTACACAAAAATGTTGTTCGAGCTTCTTGAGGAAAGAAGGAGTAATACTCGAAATACTCACATCTTTCTTGTCTAGATAGGTTTTGAGGACTCTTTTGAGGTCTTTGTACACTTTTGCATTTCCAATTCTACCAGCAGCTTCTAAATCAACAATAATTGTATCGAGGTAATTATATATGGTTATTGTTTCTCGTTTGTTAGTGATGTGTTTTTGAATCTCATCCAAGGTCTTATGTTGATCGTCCAGTTCTAGGGCGAAAAGTTTCTTAGTAGCTTCTGACTTTTTATGTTCTATCAGAATCGTAAGTTCTTTAAATTGGGGATGCTTTCGTTTGGGTAGGGACTTTGCTTTATCCCAATGATCAAGTAAACAAGAATGTCCTATAGAAGAGTATTTTGTTTTCCGATCTTTAGTGATCCTGAGCATAATCGGATGCTCTCCATTTTTTAGCGTTTTTGAAGTAAAAAGAACTACTTTTATTGATGCCATTATAGTGGATTTAAAATTCTCGGTTTAAACATAGTTTAAACAAATGTACTAAAAAGCTATAAATTTAAGCAAGTGATATAAAAAGTAAATTTCATAAAACATTGATAATAAAGTTATTGACAAATATTGGCAAGTTATGGCAAATGAAATTTATCTGCCTTCTAAGCAGACGGTCGCACGTTCGAATCGTGCTGGGATCACAATTTTTAAAGCCTCATAGTCAATAGATTGTGAGGCTTTCTATTTTTATGCTGTTTAGTTCTTCTGATTTGATTAGTTTTTTAGAATAGATCCTGAGTTTCAAATATTTAAAAACTCTTCTATTTTTTGTTCAACGTAACAGGAAAACCTTACCAGATTTCATCATGGTGTCTAGCTTGAGGTGGTAGATGTATTCGCCGTAGGGGAGAGGCTTGCCTCTATAGTTACCATCCCATTGTTTAGAAGGTGAGTCAGTTTCAAAAACTGTTTCACCCCATCGGTTGTATATGCTTAATAAGTAAGTGGAAGTATGAGATGTATTTAAATTGAAAATCTCCCATGTGGGATTATGTGAATCACTATTTGGCGTAAAAGCAGATGGCATAAAAACTGCTGTACTCGAAGCCCCACCACAAGATGGTCCAAAGACTACTTCATACTTATCCGACGTACTTGAGCAGTTGTTTTCTGAAACTTGTATTTGGTAGTTTCCAATTTCGTCAATAGTCAATGATGCTATATTTTGTCCAACTAATGCAACTCCATCTTTTAACCATTGATATGTCCAATTTGCATTTCCAGCGTTGGTGATTACCAAATTTTCACCTGGGCAATACATGAACTGGCTGGTTGGATTAATAACTTGCGGAGCGTCTCTGAAATTGAGTATTAAAGGAACAGGGGAAGCAGAATTAGCACAATTATCGATTTCTTCAAGACTGAGGGTGTAAACTCCTGGGTCAGTAACCTCAACAATTAAATCGTCGGAAAAGAGAACTCCGTCTTTCTTCCAAGCTAATGTCCCATTACTGTTCGAAGCTTTCAGCTCAACAGTGTCACCTTGGCAAGGTAGTAGATCGTCAATTTCAATATATGGTATTGCAGCGGCTTCAAGGTTCAGAACACTGACTGAATCTGATGAGGAAGTTTTAGCACAACTATTCTTAGCTGCTTTGGTAACTGTGTAGTTACCGCTTTCTGTAATATCTAATTCAAAGCTTTTTCCAACAACTGCCTCATCTTTAAACCAAGTGTAATTATAGTCTGGGAGGTAGTCGGCTTCGAGTTTCATACTTTCGCCCTGGCATAAAAAGACTTTACCCGAAATTGCCATAGAATTGCTACTAATAAATGGTGGATTAGGTGGTTCATTTTTGCAATCAACCACACTGATGGCATATTCTCTTCTGAACAAACCAAGTAATTCTGTACCTCTATACACTTCACATCTCATCCCAAAGGTATACTTTCCAGTTGTGACCGGATGACCGCTTATTTTTCCTGTGTTTTCATTTATCGTTAAGGTAGGACTTCCATCAAAAACATGGTTCTCACTAAAACCTGCCTTCCAAGAAACGGATGGGTAATTTAAATCATCGGAAAGAGGTCTGGTAGGAGAATTGCCGGTGGTATAGCCCAATAAAGGTGTGTCTAAATAATATTTATGGGTCAGCCCTAGTTCTGGCTTACCTCCAAAGTTTGACTCGAAGCTTTCGTCTACGCAGTACACTTGAAAGTCAATTAATGGAAAAGGTTTAACACTAAAATCTGGATTACTTGCCAAGTTTGGGAATTCAGCGTAGTGAACTAGGCCAAGGGTAAAAGGATTAGCAATATTATCAATTTCAAGATCACGACAACATTCGTCATATTTCATAAAGTAACCCTGAGGATCATTATAAATATTGGGATCAAGAAAAAGGTCGGCATAATAAATACCAGCCCATTGATCTAATCCAAGACTATCGGCACAAGCTTTATTAGAATGATTCAATTCTTCTACACTCCGAAGAGGAAGCTTAAGGCGATCCATCAATGTATGGTCACTTTTTTTAAAGATTCGTATAAAATACTCACTATAAGCCCAATATCTTGGAATGACTTTTCCATTGGTATAGTTTATCATTCCAAGACGGTAATTATTCCCGTTTGAATTTATTCTTTTTATTGATAAGTCACCGCCCAAAATTTGTGAAAAGCACGGCACGCTTACTATCAAGAAAAGATATAATAGAAGTTTTTTCAACAAAGTTAACCTAGTAAAGAAGTGTTGGACTGAGATATAAGTGCTGATTCAGTAGTATCAAAAAATATACCGAAGTATAATTTCTTAATGAAATCTAAATTTATTTGAAGACTAAATCGTATTCAATTTAAATTTTAATGTTCGAATGGATTTCTATTGATCCTCAAAATCATACTTTACATGGCGTGGAAGTATGCCCCAAGACTGCTATGGGCTTTGGTGAATTATCAATTATTGTTGTAGGTTAGAGGTGCCATATTGGATTTAATAATCATTACGTATGGTAGCCCTATATTTACTATTATTCTTGGTTGGGACTTAATATAGAATTTGCCTTAAAGTTTTGCTCTCAGTTTTGTGATGTACACTTTTGGTCATTTCTTTTAATATAAGAAGTTAAGTAATAAGGATTCTTATTTTTCAAAGACCTTTTCTAATAATTCCTTTTCACTATATAGTCCGTCTTTTGGCTTATCGTTTCTTAACTTATTGACCTCATTTGCAGAAATTCTCTTCCCTTCTTTAGCAAATGCATTTTGAAGAAATTGTACAATGTCTACAATGTCGTTGTCGCTGATATCTGGATTATTTAATAATGCTGGCATATCATTATTTAGCTCATAAAGTTGGCCATTGACGTGAATAGGGCCACTCAATCCATGAAGAATTATTGATGCGAGACGATGAATAGAACCATCTATATATTCTGAACCTTTCAGTGGGGGAGCCAAGTCCGTGATACCGGAACCGTCAGCTCCATGGCAAGCACCACATATTGTTCTGTAAAGCTTGAGACCATTTGTTCTATTGTCATCTTTTCTTGTTTCTACTACAAAAATTGAGTTCATTTCATTTGCGTCCTTATTTTTCAATGCCTCTTTAATGTATTTTTGGATTAGAGCACCGTTTTCGTAATTGTCAATAAACTGTTGTTCTTTGCCCTCCAAACTACTAACAACGGCTTCTTGTATGACTTTATCTTTAGGATACCTATTTGATATTTGAGCCAAAACGTTTAGAAATTGATTTGGATTACTTTCGACCCAAGGATTTAATGAAATAGCAAGGTATAAATCTGTAACTTTATTGTCTTTCGCCAGAATTCCAGCACTTAGAGTTGCCATTGCTGAGGCATTTTCTTTCGTGTTGAATTGTTCTAGTAGTCTTAAAGCATGAGCTTGAGTTTCTACATTTTGGTTGGAGGTCAATATTTCATTTAAGCCTTCAAAAGAGAGTAAATTAAGCCCTTCCAACACGTATAATGCATGTACCGAAGTCGAAAACTTGTTATCAGTTTTGCTTAATTCCCATAATTCAGCTTTCACTGACTTGGCTTTTTTCTGAATAAGGAGTTGTTGAGCTCGATCTCTTATCCAGCCATTTGGACTCTTAAGCATTGCGACAAGCTCTTTTGGTTTAGCTTTTGAAAGGTTAGTGATTTGATCTAAAGCCTTGTTTTGAGCAACAACTTTTAATATCCTACCTTGATGCATAAGCGTATCTAGCTGCCTCTCACCAAGTAGCTTAGTCAAATACTGTGAAATAAACGCCTTATGTTGAATAATACCACGATGCATATCTACAATGTACATTGCACCATCGGGACCATTAAATAGATTTACTGGCCTAAAACCTTCATCCGTGGAGGCGATGAACTCTTTGTCGTCCCAAGCCTGCGTTGCTTTTACTTCTGTACCTTCAAAAGCTAGCAAATTACGCTTGATTAAGTTTGCTTCTGGAATACATACAAATGCATTTTGATCGTATGAGTCTGGAAAATTACCACCTCTATAGACCAATGGCCCACACGCAGCGGTTACATTTGTAAGAAAACCTTTTTCATCGAGAACGCCTTTTTGGTATCCTCTATTTACTGCAGTTGCGTGAAGCGGGTAAACTTTTTGATTTCGAGTGAGAGTTTGATTTGTGGAATATCTTGGTTTATAATATTGATTACGAATAACGGTATTTGGTAAAACGTGATCGCCTTGTATTTGCGTTGAATTGTTGTTTACATAAAGTCGCCCAAAGTTATCTTTGGTAATTCCCCATTGACCTCTATATGAAGTAGGTTCTTTGAGCCACTTTTTACCTACAAGTCTATATCTAAAATGAGTATTGGCATTATAAATCCAGTTGTCAATATTCATCATGAGACCATTAGGCTGATGTTCCACATTTCCACCATCGGCATAAATGGGATCTACGAGAGTTTTTTTACCTGGCTTATCGTTTTTAATTGTCACAAAATATAAAGCAGGGCCGTCCGTATATAACAAGCCTCCATATACATGTGCGATAGCACGAGGTAGGACAAGCCCATCCATAAATACCTTTGTATGGTCTATGCGACCGTCCTTGTCTCTATCTTCAAGAATTGTGATTCGGCCATTTGGTTCTTCTTCACCAATACCCTCTATGTTTGGCATGTATCCTCTCATTTCTACGACCCACATTCGACCTTCATTATCGAAGTCCATCGTAACAGGGGCTTCTATATGGGGATTTGCAGCTATTAAGCTTAGTTCAAAGCCATCCTCAACATGATAATCTTCAAGAGAGATTTCTGGTTCGGTGTAGAAAACTGTGTGAATAAATGAAAAGAAAGAAAATAGGAATAGTATAGCGAGAAGTTTTTTTCCAATATTTAGGACATTCATAGAAAGTAGAGAGGCATTATTTGATACAATTAGCGTAAAGATAGACCTAGATTTTGACCGAAATTTCGCTTTTTTTGATAAAAAGTCGTAGTTAATCGACTTTTCGGTGTTTAACGTTGCTTTTTATTAGTATAACTTCGACAAAGCTAATATTATTATAATTCGACTTACACGGCATCGATATTTACAAAGTCTGAATTTGAAATTTACCTGAAATTGATAAATACCAAAGATTAAATTTGGGGCCCTTATCCTGCTATCCGCTATATCTTTTATTCGTTCCTCATAAAAGGATGCCGCTTCTATCAGGGGGCCGAGGTTTAGGCTTGAAGTGCTTGTTGAAGTAAACTGAAAGAATGGAGCTTTTTGTCGAAGTCATAAATATGAGTTGCAACCATTAATTCATCCAGCTCATAATCTTCAATAAATTTACCAAGTGTATTTTTGATAGTTGAAGGGCTGCCATAAAATGAACAGGCCAACATGCTGTCAACTATATTCTTGATTTCAGGAACATGATAGGCTGCAGGAACTTCAGTATACTCGGTAAGAGGAGATCGATTATTAGTAATGATGCCTACAAACAATGCAATCAAGGTATTAAGTAGGTTCTGTCCTTCGGCATCTGTATCAGCGGCAAGTACATTTACACATGCCATTACATATGGTTTATCCAGAACTGCAGAAGGTTTAAAATTCTTGCGGTAGATTGTAATAGCAGCTTGGAATTGTGCTGGGGCAAAATGTGAAGCAAATGCATACGGTAAACCCAATTTGGCTGCTAGGTGAGCACTATCGGTACTCGATCCTAAAATCCATAAAGGCACTTCCAAACCTTCTGCTGGAAAAGCTCTTACTTTGGCTGTGCTATTTTCTTTGCTAAAATATTGTTGAAGTTGACGCACATCTGCTGGGAATGAATGGGCTGTTTCTTGGTTTCTTCGCAAAGCCATTGCAGTGAGTTGGTCGGAGCCAGGAGCTCTTCCAAGTCCTAAGTCTATTCTTCCAGGATAAAGGGTCTCTAAAGTGCCAAACTGTTCTGCGATCACTAATGGGCTATGATTTGGCAACATAATACCACCTGACCCCACTCTTATTGTTTTTGTATGACTTGCAACATGACTGATCAAGAGCGAAGTGGCGGAGCTGGCAATATTTTCCATATTGTGGTGCTCAGCCATCCAAATTCTATTGTAGCCTAACTTTTCAGCATGTTCTGCAATAGCAGCTGTATTATCTAAAGCTTGCCTATAAGTCCCTCCTTTTACTACTGGTGCTAGTTCTAGAATTGATAATGGAATCTTAGATGTAATATTATTCTGCATCTAATCTTAACCTCATTGCTGCTATTTAAGTTTCCATATTTGACAAGACGCATTTCATTCACAATTTTATTTTAACGGAGTTATTTCGCCCCAAAATGGAAGAAATTCAATTATTTCAATACCCTCTAAATCTTTAAGCTAAATCACTTAATTATAATTGTTGCATTGCTAGTATTGAGAAACCTAAAGGGTGTTGCTAATACTTTTGTTTTATAAAAAAAGCTGTTAGATTTTTTCCTTGATAAGCTTTATGCTATTTTCCTCCGTTTCAAATGCTATAATGACTTGGTCTTTTACTAACAAAGCACTTGCGTTTATTGCCTGTCCGTCAGACTTTATCCAATGTTTTTCGGAAATGCCTTTGTCTGAAACTACTGAATAAGCAATCATTGGTTTATTGATTTCTTCATTCATCTCCTGCCAATAAAACAATGCTTTTTTAGGGCCTGCAGTTACTTTCGAGTTTTGAGCTGAACTCTCAGTAAGTATTACGAGTTTTTCGCCATTTTCTTTTACAAGTCTTATTCCGGGCTCATTGTCTCCTGCGGAATACCAAGTAATTAAATTTTGATTTCCCATACTTGCGGAAACAGAACCATTGTGGGGGCAACCTTTTATGGACCAATTGTCAGGGTAGAGTATTTTGGAGTCCGAAAAAGTCTTTCCGTTGTCTTTGGATACCTTATGCCCTATATCACGAATATCATCATTGTTATCTCTATAGTAGATGTTAAGATTGTCGCTGTTGTCCACAAGCAAACTAATGTTACAGCAGTCACATACTACAGCATCAATCAATTGTTCATTTTGGAATTTGCCATTTTTTGTGATCGCTATTCTTAGGTCGCGTTCTTCTCTTTTCTTGCTATTTTTGACATCTTTAAGATAGGCAACTGCGATTTCATCATTCGATAAGACAATTGCATCATGGAAGCCACGTAATCCAGGAGAGTCGTCGTTGTCAACAGATTTAGGTTCAGACCAAGTTTTGCCTTTATAGGTAGAGGTTGTAAAAGCAAGGAAGCCGCCTCTGCCACCTCCTGGTTTGGCATCAGGATTATATCTTAAAACAGCTGTCAATGTCCCGTCTTTTTTGGTAAGTAATTTTGCAGGCATAAGTCTGCTACTACCCACCCCATATCCACTTACGATTACCTTTTTTGAATTAAAGTTTTGAGTGTCTTCATCGGCAAAGCTCATGCAAAACGAAACCATTCCTTCTTTATCTTTTTCTATCCAAGTTATGAATAGTTGACCATCTGGAGTTTGAGCCAAAGTAGGATAAGAATATTGTAACGAAGGGTCTTGATATAAGTTTTGAGCCAAAATTGGCTGAATTGTAAAAATGATTAGTAGTAATATAAGGACATTTTTCATGTAAGATTGAATTAGTTTTTTTACAAGTTATTTTAATGCAGCATTCACGAGCTTACCCATTATGGCGTAAGCTTTTAAAGTAGGATGTACACCGTCTTCGGCATATTCTGGATCCATTCCATTGGCTTTGTTTTTTAAAGCAGAATGATAGTCAATATAGGATAAGCCTTTTCTTTTAGCTAATGCCCTAATGTTTTTATTGAGTTCAATGATTTCATCAGATTTGTCACCTAGTCCAAGTCTCCATTCAAATTTTGTAGAAGGAACTACAGAAGCTAGGCTTACTTTAATTCCATTCTGTTGAGCCAGTTCTACCATCGATTCAATATTGCCTATTGTTAAAGTAGGGCTGTAAGGGCCTGTATTTTCAGCGATATCGTTTGTTCCTATGTGAATCAAAACTTGTTCAGGTTTTAAGTCGATCACATCTTGTCGGAATCTTATCAATAACTGTGAGGATGTTTGAGCACTAATCCCTCTTCCGATGTAATTGTTTTGTTGGAAAAAGGTTGAATCTAAAGCGTACCATGCGTCGGTTATTGAGTCTCCAATTAATACTGCTTTTATTTTCTTCCCTTTATCTTTTTTGTTTGCTACTGCATATCGAGCAATGCCACCCATATCCATTCTTAATTTATTTCCTGCTTCTTTTTCACTTTGAGCTATTTCCCATTGACCATAAATTTTCTCATACTTGCTTGGCCTGATTTTATTCCTCAGGTCATGAGTCCAAAGCCAATCTCCAAACCTTTTATACCATGTATCTGAAGGGAGTTTTTGTATTCTCATACCGAAACCATGCCCGCCTTTTTCATAAATATGAAGTTCGGCAGGTTGCCCGGCATTGAACCATTTTTGATAAATTGAAATACTCATCGGCATCATTCCTAGCTGATCATCACCAGCTACACTTATAAAAATTGGTGTTTTCGCAGCCGGTACTTCCGATCCTATTATTGCAGGCTCATAGGCATAAATAGGTGCAATGAAATTTGGCATGTCTTTCTGTGTCCCGTTATATGCTACTGACATGGTAAGTGTTCCACCTGCGGAGAAGCCCATGAATCCAATTTTTGAGGGATCGATCGCCATTTGGCTTGAGTGACTTCTTACATATTCAACTGCTTTTAATCCGTCTGCCAAAGCTAACTTAATATAGGGCTCATTTTCTTTATCAAACGACTTTGAATCACCCATTTTTGACATTAACTCCTTTACTGGGTCGTCTGTCAAACTAGGAGCAAGGCGATATTTTAAAACAAAAGCCGCAATGCCAATACTGTTTAAATATTTGGCTACCTCATTGCCCTCACTATTGATACTAAGAATATGAAAGCCTCCTCCAGGTGCAATGATTATTGCAGTACCAGTATTGAGATGTTTTGGTGGTAAAAATGCGGTAATGGTTGGTTCTTTTACATTATAAATTACCTCTGTGTTAAACATGTTTTCGCTTGAAATTTGCTCAGACCAGGTCGCATTTTCTGAGCCGGCCGGTACGCTATCATATAATTTGATAACCTGCTGGGAGATTGCAGTATTAAACGAAAGGAGGATTAGTATGCTAAAAAGTAATTTCATTGGTTAGGGGTATTTTCAAAAGTCTGCACAATTTAGGGTTAAAAAAGTAAAATTGACGTTTGGTAAGGTTGAATATTCGAAATCCTAAAGGTTAAAATTAAGTTACTACGGATGTTTGCTCTAGCGTAATTTTGCTTTTGTTGGAAAAACTACCATGTGATTGATTTTGCTTAAGATTGATTTATATTGTTTTTCAATTCAACCCTTGTTTATAAAAATGAAAAGTAACCTTTCTTTAAAAATAGTATTTGTTTTATTATTCGCTACAATTTCTGGATTTGCTCAAAACCTCGCTGAACAAAAGCCATTTGCTCGGTGGTGGTGGATGGGTTCTGCTGTAAATCAAAAAGGGATCAAGTACAATTTGGAGGCTTTTCATAAAGCAGGTTTGGGTGGTGTTGAGATTACTCCTATTTATGGTGTCAAAGGGCAAGAAGATAACTTTATACCGTTTTTATCAGATCATTGGCTTAAAATGCTCGATTACACAACTCATGTCGCGGATAGTCTCGGTATGAAGGTGGATATGGTGCTTGGAACTGGCTGGCCATATGGCGGTCCTCAAGTGGAAGTAGAATATGCTGCCACAAAGATGGAGGTGGATAGTTTTCAAGTTGCGGGTGGAGAAAGAATAGAAAAGAACCTAAAGCATAACAAACCTGATTTTCGATTGCTTCATTTACTGAGTTATGATGTATATGGAAAGTATGAAGACCTAACTTCTATTATTAAAGATGACGTAATACGATATGTTAATGATGGCGATTCTAAGAAAGTGTATGCGATTTATGCTGGCAAAACAGGGCAAAAAGTAAAGAGGTCGGCTCCCGGTGGTGAAGGTTATACAGTAGATCATTATTCCAAGGAGGCATTTGATGATTATGTTCAGCCATTTAATGAAAAGTTGAATTCTCCCATAAGAGCAATTTTTAATGATAGTTACGAAGTTTATAATACTGATTTTAGCCCTGCATTATTTGAAGAATTTCGTCAGAGGAGAGGCTACGATTTAAAACCCTATTTAAACTTATTAATTCAGAAAGAAAATACGCCAAATGCGGCAAGAATAAGGTCAGATTACAGAGAAACACTTTCTGACATGTTGAAGGATAACTTTAATAGACCTTGGACCAGCTGGGCACACAATAAAGGATATAAAACTAAACTACAAGCACACGGCTCCCCAGGGAATTTGCTTGACCTTTACGCAACGGCAGATATACCAGAGTGTGAAACTTTTGGTTCTATGCCATTTGATATTCCGGGTTTAAGACGAGAAGCAGAAGATATCAGAGAGGGAGATGCAAATCCTATGATGTTAAAGTTTTCAAGTTCTGCGGCTCATATGAGTGGAAAAAAGCTAGTTTCTTCCGAGTCATTTACGTGGTTGCGTGACCATTTTAAAACAGCACTTTCGCAAACTAAGCCAGAGCTAGAAGAGCTATTTCTAAATGGGGTCAATCATATTTTCTTGCATGGCTCCACTTATTCACCACCAAATGCAGAATGGCCAGGTTGGAAGTTTTATGCTTCGGTTAACTTTAGTCCCCAATTGCCAATTTGGAATGATGCAAATGCACTTTTTTCTTATGTGGCAAATTGCCAGTCGTACCTGCAAAAAGGTCAACCAGATAATGAAATAGCATTATATTGGCCGGTTTACGATAATTGGGCTGAATATGTTAAAGGCACCTTGTTCTTAAACCTTCACATCCACTCTTTGCAAGATTGGTTGCTAGAAACTCCTTTTTATAAGTTAGGGAACAACTTAAGAGAAAAGGGTTATTCTTTAGACTTTTTTTCTGATGAATTCCTTCAAAAAGCAACTGTTGAAAATGGCAAAGTTAAATTCGAAGGAGCAGAATATGCGGCAATAGTAATCCCAGCAACTCAACATATGCCGTTAGAAACACTGAAAAAGTTATTAAAATTAAAAAGTGGAGGTGCAAATGTAATTTTTGAAAAAGCTCCGAATTCAGTGCCCGGTTTTTATGAATATGAATCTAAGGAAAGAGAGCTAAAAGAGCTTTCTAAAGGAATTGAACCTATGGGAAGTGAAGAAATTCATATGGCTTTAAATGAGAAGGGAGTTAGGAATGAAGAGTTAAGTTCGCTGGGATTGAAGTTTATCCGTAGGAAAGATAATGGTGATAGCTTTTATTACATTGTAAACCACACTGCAGAGGATTTTGATGCTTTTGTGACATTTAGTGCCGAAGATGAAGAGTTTAGCCTTTATGATCCACTTACGGGTGAAAAAGGGAATGCTGAAATGAAGGAGGAAAACACACTTCGAAGAGTTCGACTTCAACTAAAGGCGGGAAATGCGATATTCGTAATTGGTAGTAATAAAGCTGTTGATAAAAATTGGGAATACATTTCAGAGTTCGCAGTAGCAACTGAAATATCAGGGCCATTTGAGTTAACCTTTATTGAGGGTGGGCCTACAATCCCGACAAAGAGAGTTTTAAAGCAACTTAGGTATTGGAATGAGTTAGGAGCAAAAGAAAAGGCGTTTTCGGGAAGAGCAGCTTATGAAACTCGTTTCAACAAACCTAAAACTAAAGCAGCTGCTTGGCTATTGCAGCTGCCAGAGTTAAGAGAGAGTGCAAGAGTTTTTCTCAACGGAGAAAACATTGGGACTGTGTGGGCGA
This portion of the Spirosomataceae bacterium TFI 002 genome encodes:
- a CDS encoding BNR repeat-like domain-containing protein; this translates as MKNVLILLLIIFTIQPILAQNLYQDPSLQYSYPTLAQTPDGQLFITWIEKDKEGMVSFCMSFADEDTQNFNSKKVIVSGYGVGSSRLMPAKLLTKKDGTLTAVLRYNPDAKPGGGRGGFLAFTTSTYKGKTWSEPKSVDNDDSPGLRGFHDAIVLSNDEIAVAYLKDVKNSKKREERDLRIAITKNGKFQNEQLIDAVVCDCCNISLLVDNSDNLNIYYRDNNDDIRDIGHKVSKDNGKTFSDSKILYPDNWSIKGCPHNGSVSASMGNQNLITWYSAGDNEPGIRLVKENGEKLVILTESSAQNSKVTAGPKKALFYWQEMNEEINKPMIAYSVVSDKGISEKHWIKSDGQAINASALLVKDQVIIAFETEENSIKLIKEKI
- a CDS encoding luciferase family oxidoreductase, group 1, with translation MQNNITSKIPLSILELAPVVKGGTYRQALDNTAAIAEHAEKLGYNRIWMAEHHNMENIASSATSLLISHVASHTKTIRVGSGGIMLPNHSPLVIAEQFGTLETLYPGRIDLGLGRAPGSDQLTAMALRRNQETAHSFPADVRQLQQYFSKENSTAKVRAFPAEGLEVPLWILGSSTDSAHLAAKLGLPYAFASHFAPAQFQAAITIYRKNFKPSAVLDKPYVMACVNVLAADTDAEGQNLLNTLIALFVGIITNNRSPLTEYTEVPAAYHVPEIKNIVDSMLACSFYGSPSTIKNTLGKFIEDYELDELMVATHIYDFDKKLHSFSLLQQALQA
- a CDS encoding Cytochrome C oxidase, cbb3-type, subunit III codes for the protein MNVLNIGKKLLAILFLFSFFSFIHTVFYTEPEISLEDYHVEDGFELSLIAANPHIEAPVTMDFDNEGRMWVVEMRGYMPNIEGIGEEEPNGRITILEDRDKDGRIDHTKVFMDGLVLPRAIAHVYGGLLYTDGPALYFVTIKNDKPGKKTLVDPIYADGGNVEHQPNGLMMNIDNWIYNANTHFRYRLVGKKWLKEPTSYRGQWGITKDNFGRLYVNNNSTQIQGDHVLPNTVIRNQYYKPRYSTNQTLTRNQKVYPLHATAVNRGYQKGVLDEKGFLTNVTAACGPLVYRGGNFPDSYDQNAFVCIPEANLIKRNLLAFEGTEVKATQAWDDKEFIASTDEGFRPVNLFNGPDGAMYIVDMHRGIIQHKAFISQYLTKLLGERQLDTLMHQGRILKVVAQNKALDQITNLSKAKPKELVAMLKSPNGWIRDRAQQLLIQKKAKSVKAELWELSKTDNKFSTSVHALYVLEGLNLLSFEGLNEILTSNQNVETQAHALRLLEQFNTKENASAMATLSAGILAKDNKVTDLYLAISLNPWVESNPNQFLNVLAQISNRYPKDKVIQEAVVSSLEGKEQQFIDNYENGALIQKYIKEALKNKDANEMNSIFVVETRKDDNRTNGLKLYRTICGACHGADGSGITDLAPPLKGSEYIDGSIHRLASIILHGLSGPIHVNGQLYELNNDMPALLNNPDISDNDIVDIVQFLQNAFAKEGKRISANEVNKLRNDKPKDGLYSEKELLEKVFEK
- a CDS encoding gliding motility-associated C-terminal domain-containing protein; translation: MINYTNGKVIPRYWAYSEYFIRIFKKSDHTLMDRLKLPLRSVEELNHSNKACADSLGLDQWAGIYYADLFLDPNIYNDPQGYFMKYDECCRDLEIDNIANPFTLGLVHYAEFPNLASNPDFSVKPFPLIDFQVYCVDESFESNFGGKPELGLTHKYYLDTPLLGYTTGNSPTRPLSDDLNYPSVSWKAGFSENHVFDGSPTLTINENTGKISGHPVTTGKYTFGMRCEVYRGTELLGLFRREYAISVVDCKNEPPNPPFISSNSMAISGKVFLCQGESMKLEADYLPDYNYTWFKDEAVVGKSFELDITESGNYTVTKAAKNSCAKTSSSDSVSVLNLEAAAIPYIEIDDLLPCQGDTVELKASNSNGTLAWKKDGVLFSDDLIVEVTDPGVYTLSLEEIDNCANSASPVPLILNFRDAPQVINPTSQFMYCPGENLVITNAGNANWTYQWLKDGVALVGQNIASLTIDEIGNYQIQVSENNCSSTSDKYEVVFGPSCGGASSTAVFMPSAFTPNSDSHNPTWEIFNLNTSHTSTYLLSIYNRWGETVFETDSPSKQWDGNYRGKPLPYGEYIYHLKLDTMMKSGKVFLLR
- a CDS encoding Site-specific recombinase XerD codes for the protein MASIKVVLFTSKTLKNGEHPIMLRITKDRKTKYSSIGHSCLLDHWDKAKSLPKRKHPQFKELTILIEHKKSEATKKLFALELDDQHKTLDEIQKHITNKRETITIYNYLDTIIVDLEAAGRIGNAKVYKDLKRVLKTYLDKKDVSISSITPSFLKKLEQHFCVLGWKPNTMSVYFRTLRSTINKAIVDGFLIKDKNPFNSYSISHLKNETVKRAISQRDVKNLEAVKTENDNEKLAQDYFMFSYYCSGINFMDFAKIKVSQIHIQEEKLFLSYFRSKSKKLMNIQLVPQAVKIFERYVKDKENEDYLFPILDTEVHIQPKTIANKIAKMSKVVNDNLKVLAVKANIKTPLSTYVARHSFATTLKRLGQSTSVISNMMGHKTEAITQVYLDSFENEVLYEASLKL